In Desulfatibacillum aliphaticivorans DSM 15576, the genomic stretch CGCCTTTGGGTTGTTGGGAGTGCTTTTAGGCCCTCTGGCCATTGTGCTGCTGATCGCTCTGCTAAAGGCCTATGAAGAGGCGGCGTCGCCTATCCTGGATGATTTGGACGAGGCATAGGCCGTCTTAAAAGGGAAAATCCTCGCCCACCAGATTTTGGACGCTTTCCCCCTTTTTCGGCGGCAGGGCCTTGCCGTGAATCAGGCTGGCCTTGACGTATATGGCCTTATACGGTTTGGCCGGGCACGCAAACTCGCAGGCGCCGCAGCCCACGCAGACATCCTCATCCACCTTGGGCAATCCGGGGCCGCCTTGTTCGCGCACGATCTTCACCGCTCCTGTCGGGCAGTGCTCGGCGCAAGCCACGCATTCCGTGCCTTTGGTCGCCACCACGCAGTTTTGCTTGATGAACTGCGCCCGCCCCATTTGAACGCGTTTTTTCTCCTCCAGCCCCACCGCCAGGATCGCCCCCGAAGGGCACACCATGGTGCAAGCGTTGCAATTGTAATTGCAGAAGCCTTTTTCATAGGAGAGGCTCGGGGCCAGCAGCCCTTTTCCCTGATGTGCAACCAACTCAGGCCGGATGACGTGGGAAGGACAGGCGGCCGCGCATAGGTGGCAGCCCGTGCAGGCTGAGGTAAAATGATCCCGGCCCATCCCCCCGGGTGGAACCAGGGAGGCTTTCCGTTTGATGGACAGCGGCGGCGCCAAAGGCTCTGTAGGAGACGCGGCCAGGCTTTCCTCTATTATCGTTTCCGGGTATCCATTGCCGGTTTCGGCCGCGGACCTGGACGGCAATCCCGTCAACAAAAAGGCGCCCATAAACAGCAGGCTGCGCCTGCCCGGATCCGTTTCAACTTCCTTGGCCGCCGATGGGGCGGTGAATTCCACTGCATCCACGGGGCAAACGGTCAGGCAATCCAGGCACATGACGCACCGGCTCGCGTCCACCGTTTTGTTCTCCACATCCATGCACGAGGCCTTGCATTTTTTGGAGCAGGCCCCGCATTGGATGCATTTTTCTGCGTCCATGGACATCCTGAAAACGGAAAATCGGGACGCCAGTCCTAAAAACGCACCCACCGGACACAAGGTGTTGCAATACAGCCTGCCTCGCGCCGCCGCCAGCCAGACGACCAGGGCCAACCATGCCAGGATGACTCCCAGCACAGGCAGGGGCGGCAGGCTAAAGGGATAGGGGGCGATTCCGTAATACCCGGCGAGTTCCCCGGCCTGGGCGAGCAGGTTGTTCAGGCCGATCGCCAAGGGGCGAACCAGGGCCTGGGCTGACCGGGCGAAGATGCTGTATGGGTCCAGGATGTTGATGAGGTGCATGCTTCCGAAAAAAAGAGAAACGGCGATTCCCGCCAGGATGAAGTATCTGACGACTCCGGGCTTGACGTATTGGAGTTTGACCTTGGAGATGCGCCTGCGGATTGCAATGACCCCATCCATAAAGGCCCCCAGGGGGCACAGAAAGGAGCAATAGACCCGGCCGAAAAGGAGCGTCAGGGCCAGGACCAGAATAAATCCGGCGGCCAGGAGCCCAAAGGCGGTGAGGGCGCGCACAAGCGAAGGCAGGAATTGAAGCCATGTTGCGACGCGCACAATTCCGGGCGCCAAAAAGCCCCACAGGTCGGCCGTAGCCAGGATAATCAGCAGGCTGACAGCCGTGGACGCAAGAATCCGAAGGCCTATGAATAGCCGTGAAGGCTTCATAATTTAAATCCGAATCCGTTCAATAGCCAGTGTGCTCAAGTCCATGGCGCCTACGCCTTTTTCGTTGGCGATGCGGATATACGGAACCTTGGCGGGGTCTATGCCGAACAACTTGGCGGACGCGGCATCCGCTGCAACCGGATCAGGAGAAATAATCTGGGCTTTTCGCAATGCCGTATCGTTTTCCGAAACGCCTCTGGGGCCGTTTTTCATGAGCATCCGGTAGGCGTCAACCACCGTGAGGTCCGGCTTGCGCACCGTGGAGAAATCCGCAATGCACTGGTGCAGGCCGCTTCTGTGCCAGTCGCCCCGATCCCAGACAATGCCCATGTTGTTTTTCATGCCGATAGTCAGGCCGGCGCCGCCATGGTGCTTCAGCACCGGGACGTTTATGAACACGTCGGCTTCCAGAACCAGTTCGTGCACCCGGGCCTTTTTAAGGTCCTTGCCTCCCGGAACCGCCACTTCGGCGTAATGCCTGGCCACATGCCCCGGGGCCATGATTCCGCCTGCATCCTTTACCGCAGCCTCAATGCCGCTGGATTCGTACGTTCTTTTCCACTGGTCGCAGGTATGGTCGAACACAACCACTTCTTTGGCCCCGGCGTCCAGGCAATGCTTGATGATCCGGGAAACCAGCTCCGGATGCGTGTTGGCCGCCCGCTCCACCGGCGTGTCCCAGCCGATGTTAGGCTTGACCACCACCTTTTGATTGGGCTTGACGAAATTTTTCATGCCGCCGAAAGCCTGGATGGCCTTGTCAAACATGATCCCCGGCTCTCCGCCCTGAACGGCCGCCAGATCCGGCCCGTTTTGGGCCAAAGCCCTGGAAATGGGTAAGCCGTTCAATGCGGCGGCCGCACCGGCCGTCATGACCGCTGCGCCTTTGATAAAAACTCTTCGTTTCATGATCTCCCGCCTTGTTATCTGATTATTGAGGCTGCCGGGCGCCGTCTTCCTTTAAGGCGGATGACTTCCCGGCATGATCCTTTAATCAGGCTGGAAAGGCTTTATCAAGACCCGAAAAAGGATATCTCCCATATTATACAATAGCTCTCTGACTTATGTATAGTTAAGAACTATTATCATTAAGATAAGTGCTGTGCATCCATTTGCAAGGAAGGTTTCCGCGGCCAGGATCCATGGGGAAACCGGTTTGCGCATTAATCGGAGGGGGGGAAGAGAGGCGAGGCCATCAGGTCCATTTTGGCAAGGCGGAACCGCAGACCGGTATGCAGGCAGCCAAACCCGTAAATTACGCTGCGTACGAAGTTGATGGAAGACGCCTCGGGGGAATACTTGGTGGGACAGCTTACCTCGGCGATTTGCTCGCCCAGCCATAGAATTTGGGCCAGCATTTGGTTGTCGAAAACAAAGTCGTCTGAATTTTGCTCCAGAGGAAGGCGTTCCAAAAGCTCCCGGGAAAAAGCCCTGTAGCCTGTGTGGAACTCGGACAGCTTGGAGCCAAGGAGCAGATTGCCCGCCAGGGTGAGAAAACGGTTGGAAGCGTACCGCCACACGGGCATGCCCCCTTTGAGGGCGTATCCCCCCAAGATGCGTGAGCCTAAAACGCAAGGGTACAGCCCGTTTCCTATGAGGGAGGCCATGGCCGGGATGAGCTTGGGCGTGTATTGATAGTCCGGGTGCACCATGATAATGATGTCGCCCTCGGCTTCCATGGCCAGGCGATAGCAGGTTTTCTGGTTGGCGCCGTAGCCTTTGTTTTTTTCGTGGACGTGAACAAGGGTGTTGGGCAGATCCCGGGCGATGCGGACGGTTTCGTCGCGGCTGGCGTCATCCACAACCACCACCAAGTCCACCACGTCCTGTTCCATTATGGATTCATAGGTCTTAACCAGGGTCTGCGCGGCATTGTACGCGGGCATGACCGCGACCACTTTTTTGTCCTTGTACATGGCTCCTCATTACTTGAAATTCAAGGAGGTTCCACTATATAGCCTGTCATATTGTTTGGCAAGTCAGACGAGGGTATACAAGGCTTTCACAGCGCAGCGTACATTGGCTGTAAAAATGTAAAAAGAGAGGGGCTTTGCAGCCCCTTAGGCCTCGTACCGGAAGTGTATGGGATTGAATTCCATGCTGGAAACCGCGCAGCCGGTATTATGGAAATACAGCCCATTGTATTCATAATTGCTGAATGGGACGTGGCTGTGGCCGAAATACACGTGCTCCACATTTTCCAGGATGTCCGGCGCAGTCTCGCTCATATACGAGAAAACCTTTTTGGAGGCTTTATGGGGCGGACTGGCCAGCCTTTGAGCCAAGCCCGTGAGGCCGGTTTTATTGGCCTGGTCGTATGCCAGAGCCAGGACATGGCTGACCTTCTTCGAGGTTTCGTACGGCTCGGACCAATGGACGAACTTATCCACCTTGGTATGGCGCGTATCGCAATCGCCGTGCAAAAAAAGCAGGTTGTGCATGAACATAAAATGCTCGTACCATGACACGGAGGCATTTTTTGCAGCCAGATCCTCCAGGGCGGACAAATATTCCTCCCTGCAGTCGTGGTTGCCGCAAACAACCTGAATTTGGCAATTGGGAAAGCTTTTGCTGAGACCGTCGATCCAGCCCACGGCTTCTTTGATCGTGTAGTCGACGCTGGGCAGGGTGGTCCACCTAAAGTCAAAGGTGTCTCCATTAAGCACCAGCATGTCGGATTTTGCAATGAGGTCCCCAATTTGGCTCATCATTTCATGAGCGTTGGACCGTCGGGCGAACATGTGCAGGTCGGAAACGACAACTCCTTGTTTCATTATACCCCTGTATGCCGTAATGATCATCTTTAGTCAGCCCGGCGCAAAGCGGTTGCGCCGGGCTGATGCGACATCCTCATACTATGTAATCATTTCGGCGCCCATGTCAAACGCCTTTAGGTTAACAGGGGTCTTTTTTTCGCCCATGGTGCGAAGCATAACCTTTTCAAAGCCGTCCCGGTCGATGGGCAGCACGCCGGTTTTCGCCAAAGCGCCCACCATCATGATGTTTCCGAAGATCGGATTTCCCAGCTTCATGGCCGCGTCCGTGGCATTGATGAACCAGACGCTCTCGGTCAGGTCTTCAATGATTGTTTTGAGTTCATCCATGGAAGGATACTTGTTGTCCCCGGAAATCACGCCAACCGGATAAATGGAGCGGGTGTTGGAAATAACCTTTACGCCCGGATGGCCGTAAGTATGCAAAACCCGGAGCGCCTCGATGGGCTCCAGAGCCACGACCATATCAGCCTGTCCCTGGGGGATTTGGGGGGACCAGGATTCCCCGGCGGAAATGCGCATATGGCTCATGACCGAGCCGCCCCGCTGGGAGGCGCCGAAGGTCTCGCCAATGGTGATGGAAAAGCCCTGGTCCGCCAGAAGGTTGCCCAAAACCCGGGAAGCCAGGACGTTTCCCTGACCGCCAACCCCGGTGATGATCAAATTATACGGATCTTTGGTAAGAGTAGCAGTTCCCATGATTTATGCCACCTCCTTTCGCGTGATGGCGCCCGAGGGGCAGATCGCCGCGCACATGCCGCAACCCGCGCAAATCACCTCGTCAATGGTCGCCACCTTTTTCTCTTCATCCCATCTCAGCCCCGGACAACGGAACACCCGGGTGCATAGTTTGTTGCAGCCGCAGTTTTCGCCCAGACAGACATCTTCGTCCACGGACATTTCAAACTGCTTTTTCCCTTTCTTTTCCGGAGAGAGGGCGCAAATCTGACGCAGGACCAAAACCTTGGCCCCCGGCGCTTCCAGGAGCTTGTGGAAGGTCTGCTGGGTCTTGTAGGGATAAAAAGGATCGCAAACCTCTACGGTCGCCCCCAAAGCGCGGCAAATGGTGGGGATGTCCAATGCCGGGGATTCGTTGCCCTGAGCGTCTACAGGCAGGCCCGGATGGGACTGGAAGCCCGTCATGCCGGTGCCTGAGTTGTCCAGGATTACCATGGTGATGTCCGACTTGTGGTGGATGGCGTTCACCAGCGCGGGAATTCCCGAATGGAAGAAGGTGGAGTCGCCGCACACGCTGACCACAGGCTGATCCAGTCCGAACTGGCCCAATTTGCCGAAGCCGCTGGCCACGCCCGTGCCCGAACCCATGGCGTGCAGGGTTTTGAGCGTGGAAAAGCCGCTGGGCAGAAAGGCCATGGAGTAGCAGCCGATGTCGCCGCAGACAAAGCCTTCCCGATTGTCCGCAGCCAGCACGTTATGGATGCTCCAGAACGAAGCCCTGTGAGGGCAGCCGGGACAGAAGGTAAGGTCGCGCACGGGCGCGTTGAAAAAGACCTGCTGGGCGGCCTTGGTCTGGTATTCCTGGTCCTGGGGACTGTAGGCATCTCCAAGAAGGGTCGCCAGGGCGGTGGCCACCAGGTCCGGGTTCAACTCGCCGGTCATGGGGATATTGCCGCTGCGCTTTCCGTAAAAGGTCTTCTGCCCCACTTCAGGCGCCAGTTCCTGGGCCAGAACCTTCAGGTTTTCCTCCATGAAGGGCAGGACTTCCTCCACCACCAGAACCTTGTCAGTGGTCTTAAGATGCTTGGCAATGAGCTTGGAGGGCAGGGGGAAGGTGGTTCCCAGCTTGAGCAGGCCCACTTTGTCCTTGGCGTTGCACAGGTGGATCGCCTCCCTGCTGTACAGGGTGGCCCCGCTGGACGTAATAAGCAGGATTTCAGGGTTTTCCGGCCCTACGTACGTGTTAAAAGGCGATTCCTCAAAGAGTTCTTCGGCCTTTTTGAGTTTATCCTGCTGCAGGCCGTGCTTGTATCCCACAGGAGCGCTGACAATCGGTCCTTCCAAAGGATCCAGGATAAACCCGTTGTTGACGAATTTGGCCTGAGGCTCGGTGTGAGGAATCTCGCCCAGTTCCACGCTTCCGCTTGCATGGGAAAGACGGGTTACGCTGCGGAACATAACCAGGTTATGAATTTCCTCGGAAAGTTCAAAAGCCCATTTGAGCATGTCCTTGGCTTCCTGAAAGTCTCCGGCCTCCAACAAGGGGATTTCCAGGAGCTTGGCGAAATGCCGGGCCTCTCCTTCGTTGATGGAAGACAAAGCGCCGGGATCGTCGCAGGGGACCAGCACCATACCGCCGCGGGTGCCCGAAAGCACAAGGTGGAGCAAAAAGTCCGAAGCCACGTTCACGCCGTTCTGCTTCATGGTGCACATGCTGCGAAGCCCGGCGAAAGACGCGGCCGCCGCAACTTCCACGGCGATCTTCTCATTGGCGGACCATTCCACATACATATTGGCTTCCTTGGACACGTCCGCCAGATTCTCAATGATTTCGGAAGACGGGGTTCCGGGATAGCCTGCGGCCACGCTCACCCCTGCTTCCAGGGCGCCCCGGGCAATGGCCTGGTTGCCCATAAACAAGACTTTTTCGCCTTTTTTTCCTTCATATAATTGGGACATGGTTTCCTCCCTTGATTACGGCTGAATTTTGTTGAGCGCACCCTCAGAAACGCGCATGGCGGCCCGGCCCTCTTCATCCGGGGTGTTTAAAAGCCCCATTTCCTTTGCCTTGGCAAGAGCCCGTTTTTTCTTGTTGGCCGAGGCCGTAGCCAAATTATGGATCTTGTCCCCCTCCAGGTTCTCGGTGACCAGGTAGCCCTGGCTGATAGCCGTCTTAACCAGTTCAGCGCCTTTTTGGGTGCGAATGATCAAGGTGTTGAAGCCGGCTTCCCCTTCCACCTGGCCTACGGAAACGTCGGCCAGTTCCGAGGTCATGTCCGGGCAGATGGAGCACCCTTCCGGGATGATTTCGCGCACTTCAGACAAGGGGATTTCAACAGTTCCCTGATCCGTCTCCACCACAAACACCTCGGCGGGCGGGGGAGGAACGTCGGCTTTGATGATTTTTCCCTCAATGCCTTTTTCAGCCAACAAGGCTTCCAGCTTTCGGGCGTCCAGGGCCCATGTGCAGAAAAGCCCGATCACCAGAGAAACCGGGTCTTCAAAGTCCGGCTTGTCCGTGGGATTCATTTTCATCTGAGAAATTGCAAGGGCCTGGCACGGCGTGGCCACAACGCCCATGTTCCTCACGCCCCTTTTGGCTTCCCGGTTTAATACCGAAAGCGTGGGGGAGGCGGAGTACTTGGAGCCGGCGCAATCCCGGGCCTGCTCCGACGTCCTGACCAGCCTGGGTTTGGGCATACGGCCTTCGCTGTCCGTCAGGACGGCGCCGGAGATCATTTTGTTATCCAGGGCGCAGGAAATCAAAGCCGTGACCGTGCCTCCGCACTGAAAGGTGCATTCCGCGGTTTTTTCTCCGGCCTTGGCCTTGTAGGTTTCCAAATGGGGGCCGATGGGGGTGCCATCAAAGGCGCGGCCTGTTCGGGCTTTGTAAACCTCGTCGTAGTCCACTTCGGCCTTGGGGCAATAAGCGAAACAGCGGCCTGTCTCCCGATCGCACGGAAAGAGCATGGCGGTCTTGCCCCGGTATGTGGTGAAATAGGGGCACAGGTCCACGCAGGCCCCGCAACCCACACACAGGCCCTTTCCCTGCACATCTTCCAGCAATTGGGTTTGTGCAAACAATTTCATAAGGATGTTCTCCTTTTGTTAATATTTTCCCCATGCCGGGCCTGCTTAGGCCTGGCTGGCTACA encodes the following:
- a CDS encoding indolepyruvate oxidoreductase subunit beta, producing MGTATLTKDPYNLIITGVGGQGNVLASRVLGNLLADQGFSITIGETFGASQRGGSVMSHMRISAGESWSPQIPQGQADMVVALEPIEALRVLHTYGHPGVKVISNTRSIYPVGVISGDNKYPSMDELKTIIEDLTESVWFINATDAAMKLGNPIFGNIMMVGALAKTGVLPIDRDGFEKVMLRTMGEKKTPVNLKAFDMGAEMIT
- a CDS encoding glycosyltransferase family 2 protein, encoding MYKDKKVVAVMPAYNAAQTLVKTYESIMEQDVVDLVVVVDDASRDETVRIARDLPNTLVHVHEKNKGYGANQKTCYRLAMEAEGDIIIMVHPDYQYTPKLIPAMASLIGNGLYPCVLGSRILGGYALKGGMPVWRYASNRFLTLAGNLLLGSKLSEFHTGYRAFSRELLERLPLEQNSDDFVFDNQMLAQILWLGEQIAEVSCPTKYSPEASSINFVRSVIYGFGCLHTGLRFRLAKMDLMASPLFPPSD
- a CDS encoding thiamine pyrophosphate-dependent enzyme, translated to MSQLYEGKKGEKVLFMGNQAIARGALEAGVSVAAGYPGTPSSEIIENLADVSKEANMYVEWSANEKIAVEVAAAASFAGLRSMCTMKQNGVNVASDFLLHLVLSGTRGGMVLVPCDDPGALSSINEGEARHFAKLLEIPLLEAGDFQEAKDMLKWAFELSEEIHNLVMFRSVTRLSHASGSVELGEIPHTEPQAKFVNNGFILDPLEGPIVSAPVGYKHGLQQDKLKKAEELFEESPFNTYVGPENPEILLITSSGATLYSREAIHLCNAKDKVGLLKLGTTFPLPSKLIAKHLKTTDKVLVVEEVLPFMEENLKVLAQELAPEVGQKTFYGKRSGNIPMTGELNPDLVATALATLLGDAYSPQDQEYQTKAAQQVFFNAPVRDLTFCPGCPHRASFWSIHNVLAADNREGFVCGDIGCYSMAFLPSGFSTLKTLHAMGSGTGVASGFGKLGQFGLDQPVVSVCGDSTFFHSGIPALVNAIHHKSDITMVILDNSGTGMTGFQSHPGLPVDAQGNESPALDIPTICRALGATVEVCDPFYPYKTQQTFHKLLEAPGAKVLVLRQICALSPEKKGKKQFEMSVDEDVCLGENCGCNKLCTRVFRCPGLRWDEEKKVATIDEVICAGCGMCAAICPSGAITRKEVA
- a CDS encoding DUF362 domain-containing protein, which produces MKRRVFIKGAAVMTAGAAAALNGLPISRALAQNGPDLAAVQGGEPGIMFDKAIQAFGGMKNFVKPNQKVVVKPNIGWDTPVERAANTHPELVSRIIKHCLDAGAKEVVVFDHTCDQWKRTYESSGIEAAVKDAGGIMAPGHVARHYAEVAVPGGKDLKKARVHELVLEADVFINVPVLKHHGGAGLTIGMKNNMGIVWDRGDWHRSGLHQCIADFSTVRKPDLTVVDAYRMLMKNGPRGVSENDTALRKAQIISPDPVAADAASAKLFGIDPAKVPYIRIANEKGVGAMDLSTLAIERIRI
- a CDS encoding metallophosphoesterase produces the protein MKQGVVVSDLHMFARRSNAHEMMSQIGDLIAKSDMLVLNGDTFDFRWTTLPSVDYTIKEAVGWIDGLSKSFPNCQIQVVCGNHDCREEYLSALEDLAAKNASVSWYEHFMFMHNLLFLHGDCDTRHTKVDKFVHWSEPYETSKKVSHVLALAYDQANKTGLTGLAQRLASPPHKASKKVFSYMSETAPDILENVEHVYFGHSHVPFSNYEYNGLYFHNTGCAVSSMEFNPIHFRYEA
- a CDS encoding 4Fe-4S binding protein; amino-acid sequence: MKPSRLFIGLRILASTAVSLLIILATADLWGFLAPGIVRVATWLQFLPSLVRALTAFGLLAAGFILVLALTLLFGRVYCSFLCPLGAFMDGVIAIRRRISKVKLQYVKPGVVRYFILAGIAVSLFFGSMHLINILDPYSIFARSAQALVRPLAIGLNNLLAQAGELAGYYGIAPYPFSLPPLPVLGVILAWLALVVWLAAARGRLYCNTLCPVGAFLGLASRFSVFRMSMDAEKCIQCGACSKKCKASCMDVENKTVDASRCVMCLDCLTVCPVDAVEFTAPSAAKEVETDPGRRSLLFMGAFLLTGLPSRSAAETGNGYPETIIEESLAASPTEPLAPPLSIKRKASLVPPGGMGRDHFTSACTGCHLCAAACPSHVIRPELVAHQGKGLLAPSLSYEKGFCNYNCNACTMVCPSGAILAVGLEEKKRVQMGRAQFIKQNCVVATKGTECVACAEHCPTGAVKIVREQGGPGLPKVDEDVCVGCGACEFACPAKPYKAIYVKASLIHGKALPPKKGESVQNLVGEDFPF
- a CDS encoding Coenzyme F420 hydrogenase/dehydrogenase, beta subunit C-terminal domain, whose product is MKLFAQTQLLEDVQGKGLCVGCGACVDLCPYFTTYRGKTAMLFPCDRETGRCFAYCPKAEVDYDEVYKARTGRAFDGTPIGPHLETYKAKAGEKTAECTFQCGGTVTALISCALDNKMISGAVLTDSEGRMPKPRLVRTSEQARDCAGSKYSASPTLSVLNREAKRGVRNMGVVATPCQALAISQMKMNPTDKPDFEDPVSLVIGLFCTWALDARKLEALLAEKGIEGKIIKADVPPPPAEVFVVETDQGTVEIPLSEVREIIPEGCSICPDMTSELADVSVGQVEGEAGFNTLIIRTQKGAELVKTAISQGYLVTENLEGDKIHNLATASANKKKRALAKAKEMGLLNTPDEEGRAAMRVSEGALNKIQP